The sequence GGCAAGAAACACAAGAAACAACAGATAGTAAAGTGGTATCTCCAATCCATTATTTGCAACGGAAAACCCATTTTCTATATGGACAAAAAATATGGCGCCCAACATTACACACGACAGTAAAATAGATATATAACGTGTAAAGAGTCCCAAAAACAGAAGGACGATTCCCATGGTTTCAATACTTGAAACGAGATAGGTTGATAAAAGGGGAACAGGAATAGCCATACTCTCAAACCATGTTACAGTATCTTCCAAATTGTTTATCTTAAGTAGAGCAGGTGTGGCAAATCCATAGGACAAGATCAGTCTAATTACTAACTTAATGAGGTTCTTAGGGTAAGAGAAAAGAACAGCAACCTCACTCATAAAATTTTTCATAAACACTCCTTTAAGGTATAGCGTATCTTCTCTATCTATATAAATTTACTGTAAGAATACAGTATTACATAGCTTTGGAACTAAACCGGCACTCACCCAGTGTAATGATCTTTCCCTTTTCTATCTGCGAGATGATGTATTTTAAAGTAGCCTCAGGATCTGTTTCAGGCATCTCTTCTGCTATCATACGCAGTGCATCTTTTTCACTGGTTTTCTGCCATCTTTTTTCATAGGTATATTGTGTATATAGCTCCACCAATTTATATCCAACCCAGTTCAGCAAAGATAGGTTCCATCTCCATCCACCAGTTTTCAAACCGTACAGAGACCTCTGCAATAGCATCATCTTCTTCTTTCCACTCTTTAAGTTTCTCAAGGATCAAAGGTTTATTCTCCTCAGATACTTTCGTGGATTTCTGTACATGTTCTATGACTTCTTCTATGTTCTTTTTCATACGACAACTCCTTTGTTCTTATTCTAGTTCATTCTCATATAATTGTCAATATTAACTTGCTATTTATTTTGATTAGTGAATTTTAGTTAGAATAATGAAATTTATAATAGAGGGTTAAAATCATGTTCACACAGTTTCTTCAGGATTTCATCAAAAAAGAATCAGCCGCAGGTATTTTACTGATCATTGCCACGATATTGGCACTGCTCCTCGAAAATTCTTTTATGTCCACGTTCTATACAAGTTTTCTACATACGCCTGTTGAAATACGTTTTGGAGAT is a genomic window of Sulfurovum sp. XGS-02 containing:
- a CDS encoding DoxX family protein, which encodes MKNFMSEVAVLFSYPKNLIKLVIRLILSYGFATPALLKINNLEDTVTWFESMAIPVPLLSTYLVSSIETMGIVLLFLGLFTRYISILLSCVMLGAIFFVHIENGFSVANNGLEIPLYYLLFLVFLASFGAGKYSLDRVLFKDGLHD